One part of the Gossypium raimondii isolate GPD5lz chromosome 1, ASM2569854v1, whole genome shotgun sequence genome encodes these proteins:
- the LOC105787090 gene encoding VQ motif-containing protein 17, whose product MENLRMMRNQTRMSPSNSSPSSSLSIHKDSQTITKPKIRIIHIFAPEIIKTDAANFRELVQRLTGKPPQQKGCKRKPRIGGKDDKPMELRTGFLAGIETRERVKEEGGGFSSGFGDLDDFIQEMGEFPLLPLDDSHHMHGFEEAQLMA is encoded by the coding sequence ATGGAGAATTTGAGGATGATGAGGAACCAAACCAGAATGTCTCCTTCAAactcatcaccatcatcatcccTATCCATTCATAAAGATTCGCAAACAATAACAAAGCCAAAGATACGGATCATTCACATATTTGCACCAGAGATCATCAAGACTGACGCAGCAAACTTCAGAGAATTGGTGCAAAGACTCACTGGGAAACCACCTCAACAAAAGGGTTGCAAAAGGAAACCAAGAATCGGCGGAAAAGATGACAAGCCAATGGAGCTAAGAACTGGGTTTCTTGCAGGGATTGAAACAAGAGAAAGGGTTAAGGAAGAAGGAGGTGGTTTCTCAAGTGGTTTTGGAGATTTAGATGATTTTATTCAAGAGATGGGTGAATTCCCTTTGCTTCCTTTGGATGATTCTCATCACATGCATGGATTTGAAGAAGCTCAACTAATGGCATAA